Proteins encoded within one genomic window of Edaphobacter lichenicola:
- a CDS encoding glycoside hydrolase family 13 protein translates to MNKTPLRTSTIANYLLCATLALGSLLPGAHAQSAIQQVAPAADQKNTAADPWWKHGVIYQIYPRSFQDTDGDGIGDIKGITSRLDYIKQLGIDAIWISPMYPSPQIDFGYDIADYVAIDPMYGTMADFEHMAAEAKRRNIRVIMDYVPNHTSDQSAWFKESRSSRTNPKRDWYIWRDPKGFTADGKPIPPNNWQSWFGHSAWEYDATTKQFYYHHFYVQQPDLNWRNPEVVKAMMDVLRFWMDKGVNGFRIDAVSRLFEDENLHDDPILPGTNAFGDPNIQHKYTDNLPEVHDMLREMRKVVDEYPGNPVLISEADEPNILELSKMYGANNDEVQLPMDFQVADVNKLSAPRFRELLKEVENNPAHGQPYFFFGNHDQDRLWDRYSIGIIDPVMKARIARMMATLLLTSRATPQMYYGDEIGMVTTTPTRKEDVRDPEGITGWPKEKGRDGERTPMQWNDSKDAGFSTAATTWLPVAPNYTTVNVSAESSNPDSMLNWYKRLIDLRRTNQALYAGSMTVLNPNEEVLSYLRQGPPGKPSVLVALNFSGKPQTLNYDYAALGLTKGATATLETNDPSLSQAPLTKSITLAPYATWIAEVQ, encoded by the coding sequence GTGAACAAGACGCCGTTACGCACTTCAACCATTGCAAACTACCTCCTCTGTGCAACGCTCGCGCTCGGCAGTCTCCTACCCGGCGCACACGCACAGAGCGCAATTCAACAAGTCGCCCCCGCAGCCGACCAGAAAAACACCGCAGCCGACCCCTGGTGGAAGCACGGCGTCATCTATCAGATCTACCCACGCAGCTTCCAGGACACCGACGGCGACGGTATCGGCGACATCAAAGGCATCACCTCGCGCCTCGACTACATCAAGCAACTCGGTATCGACGCCATCTGGATCAGCCCTATGTACCCCTCGCCCCAGATCGACTTCGGCTACGATATCGCTGACTACGTGGCCATCGATCCGATGTACGGCACAATGGCCGACTTCGAGCACATGGCCGCCGAAGCCAAACGCCGCAACATCCGCGTCATCATGGACTACGTCCCAAACCACACCTCCGACCAGAGCGCCTGGTTTAAGGAGTCGCGCTCCTCCCGCACCAATCCCAAACGCGACTGGTACATCTGGCGCGACCCCAAGGGCTTCACCGCCGATGGCAAACCCATCCCTCCCAACAACTGGCAGAGCTGGTTCGGCCACTCTGCGTGGGAGTACGACGCCACCACAAAGCAGTTCTACTACCACCACTTCTACGTCCAGCAGCCCGACCTCAACTGGCGCAACCCCGAGGTCGTCAAGGCCATGATGGATGTCCTCCGCTTCTGGATGGACAAGGGCGTCAACGGCTTCCGCATCGACGCCGTCTCCCGCCTCTTCGAAGATGAGAATTTGCACGACGATCCCATCCTGCCCGGCACCAACGCCTTCGGCGATCCCAACATCCAGCACAAGTACACCGACAACCTCCCCGAAGTTCACGACATGCTCCGCGAGATGCGCAAGGTCGTCGACGAGTACCCCGGCAACCCCGTGCTCATCAGCGAAGCCGACGAACCCAACATCCTCGAGCTCTCCAAGATGTACGGCGCTAACAACGACGAGGTCCAGCTCCCCATGGACTTTCAGGTCGCCGACGTCAACAAGCTCTCCGCGCCCAGGTTCCGCGAGCTTCTCAAAGAGGTCGAGAACAATCCCGCCCACGGCCAGCCCTACTTCTTCTTCGGCAACCACGACCAGGACCGCCTGTGGGATCGCTACAGCATCGGCATTATCGACCCCGTCATGAAGGCGCGCATCGCCCGCATGATGGCAACTCTGCTCCTCACCTCGCGAGCCACCCCGCAGATGTACTACGGCGATGAGATCGGCATGGTCACCACCACGCCCACGCGCAAAGAAGACGTGCGCGACCCCGAAGGCATCACCGGCTGGCCGAAGGAAAAAGGCCGCGACGGCGAACGCACCCCGATGCAGTGGAACGACTCGAAGGATGCAGGCTTCAGCACTGCCGCCACCACCTGGCTTCCCGTCGCTCCCAACTACACGACCGTCAACGTCAGCGCCGAGTCCTCCAATCCCGACTCGATGCTCAACTGGTACAAGCGCCTCATCGACCTTCGCCGCACCAACCAGGCGCTCTACGCAGGCAGCATGACCGTCCTCAACCCCAACGAAGAGGTCCTCTCCTACCTGCGCCAGGGCCCACCCGGCAAACCCTCGGTCCTCGTAGCGCTGAACTTCTCCGGCAAACCCCAAACCCTGAACTACGACTACGCCGCCCTCGGACTCACCAAAGGCGCAACCGCCACTCTCGAAACCAACGACCCCTCTTTGAGCCAAGCCCCACTCACCAAATCAATCACCCTAGCCCCCTACGCAACCTGGATTGCAGAGGTCCAATAA
- a CDS encoding GNAT family N-acetyltransferase, whose amino-acid sequence MQRPSERHFQWPLQKVVLQGYSVRLAPVDYSHLDQLSLWSGEEDIWRYMTFARLASRDELQAWIGTAMDANERGTEMNFAIIDETSQSAVGTTSFYRVVPEHKRLEVGKSWLGAAYRRTHINTAAKYLLLNHAFETLLANRVELNTDARNVLSQRAMERLGAVCDGVLRCHTIMRDGFVRDTMNYSFTMNDWPATKIRLRSLLETRIS is encoded by the coding sequence ATGCAACGTCCGTCTGAGCGACACTTTCAATGGCCCCTACAAAAGGTGGTTCTGCAGGGCTATTCTGTCCGTCTTGCTCCCGTCGACTACTCTCATCTCGACCAGCTTTCTCTTTGGTCAGGAGAGGAGGATATATGGCGGTACATGACTTTTGCGCGCCTTGCGTCGAGGGACGAACTACAGGCTTGGATAGGCACTGCTATGGATGCCAATGAGCGAGGCACCGAGATGAACTTCGCGATCATCGACGAAACGAGTCAATCCGCAGTCGGAACAACGAGCTTTTACCGGGTCGTACCGGAGCATAAGAGACTTGAAGTGGGAAAGTCCTGGTTAGGAGCTGCTTACCGGCGAACACACATCAACACGGCGGCAAAGTATTTATTGCTCAACCACGCCTTCGAAACGCTTCTGGCAAACAGGGTCGAGCTGAATACGGACGCAAGAAATGTTCTATCGCAACGTGCCATGGAACGACTCGGCGCGGTGTGCGACGGAGTCTTGCGTTGCCACACGATTATGCGCGATGGCTTTGTTCGCGACACAATGAATTATTCCTTTACGATGAACGACTGGCCCGCAACGAAGATCCGACTTCGGAGTCTACTGGAAACCCGTATCTCTTAG
- a CDS encoding GNAT family N-acetyltransferase yields the protein MPSKATSVVIRSARAEDAATCGQIDYDAFTAISSAHGFPPDFPTPEMAISVMSSLFSDPDCYCVVAEIDGQIVGSNVLDERSIIRGIGPITIHPGVQNKGVGRLLMQAVMDRAHDRGAAGVRLVQAAFHNRSLALYTSCGFDVREPLSCLQGQTRERSVSGCQVRPATPADEDACNSLSRRVHGFDRAVDLKQAISHGTALVVERVGRVTGYSTHLAFFGHSTSETNPDMQALLASVDSFAGPGVLVPSRNSALLRWCLQNGLRVVQPMTLMTAGLYNDPAGAWLPSILF from the coding sequence ATGCCATCGAAAGCTACGTCTGTCGTTATCAGGTCTGCCAGAGCCGAGGATGCCGCAACCTGTGGGCAGATCGATTATGACGCCTTCACCGCCATCAGCTCTGCTCATGGTTTTCCACCCGACTTCCCAACACCTGAGATGGCGATAAGTGTCATGTCCTCGTTATTTTCAGACCCTGATTGTTATTGCGTTGTGGCAGAGATCGACGGCCAGATCGTCGGCAGCAACGTCCTTGACGAGCGCTCCATCATCCGCGGCATCGGGCCCATCACGATTCACCCTGGAGTACAAAATAAGGGGGTTGGCCGTCTGCTGATGCAGGCCGTGATGGATCGCGCCCATGATCGGGGAGCCGCCGGAGTGCGGTTGGTCCAGGCGGCCTTTCACAATCGCTCCCTCGCCCTCTATACCTCCTGCGGCTTCGACGTCCGCGAGCCGCTCTCCTGCCTCCAGGGACAGACTCGCGAACGCAGCGTCTCCGGATGCCAGGTGCGGCCCGCTACCCCGGCGGACGAAGATGCCTGCAACTCGCTCTCTCGCCGCGTTCATGGCTTCGACCGTGCCGTCGATCTGAAACAGGCCATCTCGCATGGCACAGCCCTGGTCGTCGAACGAGTAGGCCGCGTTACCGGATACAGCACCCATCTCGCCTTCTTTGGCCACTCCACGTCGGAGACAAATCCGGATATGCAGGCGTTGCTCGCCTCCGTAGACTCCTTTGCCGGCCCCGGAGTCCTCGTCCCCTCTCGCAACAGCGCGTTGCTGCGGTGGTGCCTGCAGAATGGTCTGCGAGTGGTTCAGCCCATGACGCTGATGACCGCCGGGCTCTATAACGATCCCGCCGGCGCCTGGCTGCCATCCATCCTGTTCTAG
- a CDS encoding energy transducer TonB, producing the protein MLIRKSAQAALLSLCLLSAARAADTAALTERLRQAGASSWLGSPDLQPWHLKLDVQLFSDKGQPTEQGTIEEWWTSPAAYQTTYAFPSYTASIIRSGNVYSRTKGADSAPFLLHLLLRQVVAPMPSDKDISQSTPVLRNLTVEKLPLECVMLARKIDDDSQPPLGLFPTYCFAPGSTSLRMSYDFGSQAVIRNTMGVFQKREVALDATVLDNGHKRATSHLSALESNSTLTPPAIDPASLENEEPATPVPGNVMAGHKTGGEHPVGHRSGSVVMNATIARDGHVRSLTLVKVSNSDLAAAAVAAVRTWTYTPWLLNGRPVEVNTQITFNFVQTPMPR; encoded by the coding sequence ATGCTCATCCGTAAGTCTGCTCAAGCTGCTCTCCTGAGCCTCTGTTTGCTCTCTGCCGCCCGTGCCGCCGACACTGCCGCCCTCACCGAGCGACTCCGCCAAGCTGGAGCTTCCAGTTGGTTGGGCAGTCCAGATCTTCAACCGTGGCACCTCAAACTCGACGTCCAGCTATTCAGCGACAAGGGCCAGCCGACCGAGCAGGGCACCATTGAAGAGTGGTGGACCAGCCCGGCTGCGTACCAGACTACCTATGCCTTCCCCTCCTACACCGCGTCGATCATCCGCAGCGGCAACGTTTATAGCAGAACGAAGGGTGCAGACTCGGCGCCGTTTCTTCTACACCTTCTGCTCCGTCAGGTTGTAGCCCCGATGCCGAGCGATAAAGATATATCCCAGTCCACACCCGTGCTCCGTAACCTTACCGTTGAGAAGCTCCCCCTCGAGTGTGTCATGCTCGCTCGGAAGATCGACGATGACTCCCAGCCTCCGCTGGGTCTTTTTCCAACCTACTGCTTCGCACCAGGGAGTACTTCCCTGCGGATGAGCTATGACTTCGGCTCACAGGCAGTTATCCGGAACACCATGGGAGTTTTTCAGAAACGCGAGGTTGCACTGGACGCAACCGTTCTCGACAACGGACATAAGAGGGCGACATCTCACCTAAGCGCGTTGGAGAGCAATTCCACCCTTACACCGCCTGCTATAGATCCTGCGTCCCTTGAGAATGAGGAGCCCGCAACTCCCGTCCCCGGCAACGTGATGGCTGGGCATAAAACCGGGGGTGAGCATCCCGTAGGCCATCGCAGTGGTTCGGTCGTGATGAACGCGACCATCGCGCGTGACGGGCACGTTCGATCGCTGACGCTCGTCAAGGTGTCAAACTCCGACCTTGCCGCCGCAGCGGTTGCTGCAGTACGCACCTGGACCTACACCCCCTGGCTCCTCAACGGAAGGCCAGTAGAGGTCAACACGCAGATCACCTTTAACTTCGTGCAGACTCCCATGCCCAGATAA
- a CDS encoding amylo-alpha-1,6-glucosidase, with the protein MRAAFAGVVMLGGIAAAQTGALRPVDAFPMNDGALTIRRHVEAGKPFTVAGTQGVMTGQQEGTFEAWVLPVKLLSHFAIRADVEGYSVPIDLNADAAEIEVSPDHTVITYSHIAFTVRQIMFAQDDAEDGTGAVVMFQIDSTRPMDLTFSFTPEMRPMWPQRSQGVPSAEWVKQQDGGFYVLHTDFPNLAGALAMPNTQPGILAPYQEKPRVYPLELKLHYDPKRDTNRYFPLLMAMGDTVETATNATLQGKLERLNATLPQAYAKHAARYAGMRDSLTAIRTPDAGLDDDFAWAEMSIEQLRAKAQPGGEIGLVAGYYSSGDSARPGFGWYFGRDSLYTLYAVNGFGDFGLTRDELEFLMKRQRDDGKIMHEYPQTAAYFDWKNFSYAYAAADSTPLFLTAMLDYVRTSGDVNFLRQHREIVEKAWRFETTHDTDGDGIYDNSQGTGWVESWPTGMPHQEIYLALLDQQASAAMAKLAGLLGDKATADTASARAAELAKKIEAEYYDASRQAYAFSRNADGSLDRAATVYPAIAWWNGGEGLAHPQASFRRWASHDFSTDWGLRDVAESDPFYDPISYHQGSVWPLFTGWASVAEYRAGHPLAGYAHLMQNADLTTAQDLGAVTELLSGAFFQPFGRSTSHQLWSSAMVITPTLRGLFGVDVDGLASSIHLDPHLPADWVHAVVERLHVGASVCSLEYQREARGLVVKVNTLSGPAVRLAGVGTDSRASAEGSSVVFALPAVEVAVPHGLPLPGARTAQMKVLSEVSEAHSLKLELEAKAGATVELTVRRNAAKLNLHVEGGTIVGTAAGKGAELEKLVVKFPQGTGYQQSVVTLSW; encoded by the coding sequence ATGAGAGCTGCTTTTGCTGGGGTGGTCATGCTTGGGGGGATTGCGGCCGCCCAGACGGGAGCTTTGCGGCCGGTCGATGCGTTTCCAATGAACGATGGTGCGCTGACGATTCGACGTCATGTTGAAGCGGGGAAGCCATTTACTGTGGCGGGGACACAGGGGGTAATGACAGGGCAGCAGGAGGGGACGTTTGAGGCGTGGGTGTTGCCGGTCAAGCTGCTTAGCCACTTCGCGATTCGAGCGGATGTGGAGGGCTACTCGGTTCCGATCGACCTGAATGCGGATGCGGCGGAGATCGAGGTGTCTCCCGACCACACGGTGATTACGTATTCGCATATCGCATTCACAGTAAGGCAGATCATGTTTGCGCAGGACGATGCGGAGGATGGCACGGGCGCGGTGGTGATGTTTCAGATCGACTCGACGCGGCCGATGGATTTGACCTTCAGCTTTACGCCGGAGATGCGGCCGATGTGGCCTCAGCGCAGCCAGGGGGTTCCGTCGGCGGAGTGGGTGAAGCAGCAGGATGGCGGGTTCTATGTGTTGCATACTGACTTTCCCAATCTTGCGGGAGCTTTGGCGATGCCAAATACACAGCCTGGGATTCTCGCTCCATACCAGGAGAAGCCGCGAGTTTATCCGCTGGAGCTGAAGCTGCACTACGATCCGAAGCGGGATACGAATCGCTACTTCCCGTTGCTGATGGCGATGGGAGATACGGTGGAGACAGCTACCAACGCCACGCTTCAGGGGAAGCTGGAGCGGTTGAATGCCACTTTGCCGCAGGCGTATGCGAAGCACGCGGCGCGATATGCCGGGATGAGAGATAGCCTGACGGCGATTCGCACTCCGGATGCTGGATTGGACGACGACTTCGCCTGGGCTGAGATGTCGATTGAGCAGTTGCGGGCGAAGGCGCAGCCTGGCGGCGAGATCGGGTTGGTCGCGGGATATTACTCCTCGGGCGATTCGGCGAGGCCTGGTTTTGGGTGGTACTTTGGTCGCGACAGCTTGTATACGCTCTATGCGGTGAATGGCTTTGGCGACTTTGGGTTGACTCGCGACGAGCTTGAGTTCCTGATGAAGCGGCAGCGTGATGATGGGAAGATCATGCACGAGTATCCGCAGACTGCGGCTTACTTTGACTGGAAGAACTTCTCTTACGCTTATGCTGCTGCTGATTCGACGCCGCTGTTTCTGACGGCGATGCTGGACTACGTGCGGACGAGCGGGGATGTGAACTTTCTTCGGCAGCATCGAGAAATCGTTGAGAAGGCTTGGCGTTTTGAGACGACCCATGACACCGATGGTGACGGGATCTATGACAACTCGCAGGGGACCGGGTGGGTGGAGAGCTGGCCGACCGGGATGCCGCACCAGGAGATTTATCTTGCGCTGCTGGATCAGCAGGCTTCGGCTGCGATGGCGAAGCTGGCTGGGTTGCTGGGGGACAAGGCTACGGCTGATACTGCCAGCGCTCGTGCCGCGGAGTTGGCGAAGAAGATTGAGGCGGAGTACTACGATGCTTCGCGGCAGGCCTATGCGTTTAGCCGGAACGCTGATGGGTCGCTTGACCGCGCTGCCACGGTCTATCCGGCGATTGCGTGGTGGAACGGTGGTGAAGGGCTGGCTCATCCGCAGGCTAGCTTTCGGCGGTGGGCTTCGCATGATTTTTCTACGGACTGGGGTCTGAGGGATGTGGCAGAGAGCGATCCTTTCTATGATCCGATCAGCTATCACCAGGGGTCGGTGTGGCCTTTGTTTACCGGGTGGGCGTCGGTGGCGGAGTATCGGGCGGGACATCCTCTGGCCGGGTACGCGCACTTGATGCAGAACGCGGATCTGACTACGGCGCAGGATCTGGGTGCGGTGACTGAGTTGTTGTCTGGTGCTTTCTTCCAGCCTTTCGGGCGGAGTACGAGTCATCAGCTCTGGTCTTCGGCGATGGTGATCACTCCCACGTTGCGTGGACTGTTTGGCGTCGATGTAGACGGACTTGCGAGCTCGATTCATCTTGATCCGCATCTTCCTGCCGATTGGGTTCATGCTGTGGTTGAGAGACTTCACGTGGGTGCGTCTGTGTGCTCGCTGGAGTATCAGCGTGAGGCGCGCGGTCTGGTGGTGAAGGTGAATACGCTCTCGGGGCCTGCGGTTCGGCTGGCCGGTGTGGGGACGGATTCGCGGGCTTCGGCGGAGGGTTCGTCGGTGGTCTTTGCGCTCCCGGCGGTTGAGGTTGCGGTGCCGCATGGGTTGCCGCTGCCAGGAGCGCGGACGGCGCAGATGAAGGTGCTGAGCGAGGTCTCGGAGGCGCACTCGCTGAAGCTGGAGCTCGAGGCAAAGGCGGGCGCGACCGTTGAACTGACGGTTCGGCGGAATGCGGCCAAGCTGAATCTCCATGTTGAAGGCGGAACGATTGTGGGCACGGCAGCCGGCAAGGGTGCCGAGTTGGAGAAGCTGGTGGTGAAGTTTCCGCAGGGGACCGGCTACCAGCAGAGTGTTGTGACTTTGAGCTGGTAG
- a CDS encoding tetratricopeptide repeat protein yields the protein MSGATPLPLIRDYNRAQMQHFQTRSLLLCIAFAAVQLAQAQTNSAPAASSQTSPTGRVKEAEEAFRAGSTAYLKNDLLSAHIQFAKVVKLAPEVAAGHTAFGTVLLAEGDLAYAANQLELAHKLDPQNSDATLNLAIAYSQLREYQKSIHMFQLLDETKSDAVQALTPQASIAYAAALAATGEPATAQKKLEAALNNSPDNAALHDSLGTILAQQQTYSDATVQFQRAVSLEPSLASAHYHLGSIFLNQGNLADAVSELTKANDLSKENAEYASQLGRALRANDQEDEALTVLRHALVVDPASTDIKYELALALQANDNPREAIPLFQQVAAARPQDSAVLTNLGLALVQTGDAKGAILFYLRALALDEKNPTLRQDLGVAYLQQSDLNHAIEQFRAGLLFEPDNSHLHYDLGLALKLKDDPTAAVAEFLRAEQLDPKLPDPPYTLGVLYMQLGRFAESQVELENATALRPNNGEAWALLGNVYKNNNEPEKAASALRRAIDLLPNQPSPHISLAAILSQQGDSEGAAAERKKAASLSRIAVSRQRANFALDSGRALLKQGKTADAIFQLQNAVEADPNYSEAHSALADALDRQGRSADAALERQKAKKLLANTSSAGEVPSAHP from the coding sequence TTGAGTGGAGCAACCCCACTCCCCCTCATCCGTGATTACAATCGGGCTCAGATGCAACACTTCCAGACACGCTCGCTTCTGTTATGTATCGCCTTCGCGGCTGTTCAGCTAGCGCAGGCACAAACGAACTCCGCGCCGGCAGCTTCTTCACAGACCTCTCCGACCGGCAGAGTGAAGGAAGCTGAAGAAGCATTTCGTGCCGGGTCCACAGCCTATCTTAAGAATGATCTGCTCTCCGCCCACATTCAGTTTGCCAAAGTGGTCAAACTAGCCCCTGAGGTTGCCGCCGGCCACACCGCCTTTGGCACAGTCCTACTTGCCGAGGGAGACCTCGCATACGCTGCGAATCAACTCGAACTGGCCCACAAACTCGATCCGCAGAACTCAGATGCCACACTCAACCTGGCGATCGCTTACTCTCAGCTTCGCGAATATCAGAAATCAATACATATGTTTCAGCTCCTCGACGAAACGAAGAGCGATGCAGTACAGGCACTCACGCCGCAAGCCTCCATCGCCTACGCCGCCGCCCTCGCAGCGACGGGAGAACCTGCCACCGCTCAAAAAAAATTGGAGGCGGCTCTCAATAATTCGCCTGATAACGCTGCTCTACACGATAGTCTGGGCACCATCCTCGCACAACAGCAGACCTACAGTGACGCCACAGTTCAGTTTCAGCGTGCTGTCTCGCTGGAGCCATCGCTGGCATCCGCGCATTATCACCTCGGCTCCATCTTTCTCAATCAAGGCAACCTCGCAGACGCGGTCAGCGAACTCACCAAAGCGAATGACCTGTCCAAAGAAAATGCCGAGTATGCGTCGCAACTTGGCCGTGCCCTACGCGCGAACGATCAGGAGGACGAGGCACTTACCGTACTGCGACATGCGCTGGTCGTTGACCCAGCATCGACAGACATCAAATACGAACTCGCCCTCGCCCTGCAAGCGAACGACAACCCCCGCGAAGCTATACCTCTCTTTCAACAGGTCGCTGCGGCGCGACCTCAGGATTCAGCCGTACTCACGAACCTGGGACTCGCTCTCGTACAGACAGGCGACGCAAAGGGAGCCATCCTCTTCTACCTTCGAGCCCTTGCACTGGATGAGAAAAATCCGACCCTGCGCCAGGATCTTGGCGTCGCTTATCTTCAGCAGAGCGATCTCAACCACGCCATAGAGCAGTTTCGTGCAGGTCTCCTGTTCGAACCTGACAACTCACACCTCCACTACGATCTCGGACTGGCCCTGAAGTTGAAAGACGATCCAACCGCGGCGGTCGCGGAGTTCCTTCGCGCGGAGCAACTCGATCCGAAGTTGCCTGATCCGCCCTACACGCTCGGCGTACTCTACATGCAGCTCGGACGTTTTGCAGAATCTCAGGTCGAACTTGAGAACGCCACCGCGCTACGTCCCAACAACGGCGAGGCCTGGGCTCTACTTGGCAATGTCTACAAAAACAATAACGAGCCCGAAAAGGCCGCATCAGCCTTGCGACGTGCCATCGATCTTCTACCCAACCAACCCAGTCCACACATCAGCCTTGCCGCCATCTTGAGCCAGCAGGGAGACTCTGAAGGCGCAGCCGCCGAACGCAAGAAAGCCGCATCCCTCAGCCGTATCGCTGTCAGTCGACAACGTGCCAACTTTGCCCTCGATAGCGGCAGGGCCCTTCTGAAGCAAGGCAAGACTGCCGATGCGATATTTCAATTGCAAAACGCAGTCGAAGCAGACCCAAACTACAGCGAGGCACACTCCGCGTTGGCCGATGCTCTCGACAGACAGGGACGAAGCGCCGATGCCGCTCTCGAACGACAAAAAGCCAAGAAGCTTCTCGCGAATACTTCCTCTGCTGGTGAGGTCCCTTCCGCTCATCCATAG
- a CDS encoding CRTAC1 family protein, which produces MNWSRRNFLTSLSTTALVLSLDDVLALAAPQTSQPAQQTGSRPTYDAVPRPAPKGLPSPVAGTPLDISFIDVARQSGLNAKTIYGGEHKNRYLLETTGCGVAFYDYDHDDWIDIFLVNGTRLDGFPKGQEPLSRLFKNNRDGTFTDVTLKAGVGRAGWGQGCCVGDYNNDGWNDLFVSYYGQNVLYRNNGNGTFTDVTEKAGLLQSKTRWNSGCAFIDYDRDGHLDLFVANYIDFDIKTAPLPEAAGCAYKGIQVACGPPGLQGGKNILYRNNGDGTFTDVSQKSGMWDTIGTYGLSVAVSDIDGDGWPDIYVANDSTAATFYQNQKDGTFKDVAIEAGIAYSPDGKPQAGMGVSIGDFNRDGRFDIVKTNFAGDTDSLYVNLGDGNFDDHTYMSGLGVNTRYLGWGVGFFDMDNDGWPDIFICNGHVYPEVDGTAIDAPYAEHKYLYRNLRNGQFEEVTAQGGPGITTPAPGRGCAFGDYDNDGVVDVVVNCINSLPQLLRCESTTGRNWIKIRTVGTKSNRSGIGAKISVTTTTPDGAKPFIQIDEVRSGGSYYSQNDLRIHFGLDHSAKADSVEIKWPSGTTDKLTDLVPNHLYVIQEGGKILKTVAMGASSQSKALTTPATASKP; this is translated from the coding sequence TTGAATTGGTCTCGCCGTAACTTTCTTACCTCGCTTTCCACCACTGCTCTGGTTCTTTCGCTTGACGACGTTCTGGCTCTGGCCGCGCCGCAGACCTCTCAGCCGGCCCAACAGACAGGATCGCGCCCCACCTACGACGCCGTACCCCGTCCCGCTCCTAAAGGACTCCCCTCTCCCGTCGCAGGCACTCCTCTCGACATAAGCTTCATCGACGTCGCACGCCAGTCCGGACTCAACGCAAAGACGATCTACGGGGGCGAGCACAAAAATCGATACCTGCTCGAAACCACCGGCTGCGGCGTAGCCTTCTACGACTACGATCACGATGACTGGATCGACATCTTCCTGGTCAACGGCACTCGACTAGATGGCTTCCCAAAAGGTCAGGAGCCCCTCTCCCGCCTCTTCAAAAATAATCGTGACGGAACCTTCACCGACGTCACCCTCAAAGCCGGGGTTGGCCGCGCCGGTTGGGGACAGGGCTGCTGCGTCGGCGACTACAACAACGACGGCTGGAATGACCTCTTCGTCAGCTACTATGGTCAGAACGTTCTCTATCGCAACAATGGCAACGGCACCTTCACCGACGTCACCGAAAAGGCTGGCCTGCTCCAATCGAAGACGCGCTGGAACTCCGGCTGTGCCTTCATCGACTACGATCGCGACGGCCATCTGGACCTCTTTGTCGCCAACTACATCGACTTCGACATCAAAACAGCTCCTCTCCCCGAAGCCGCCGGCTGCGCCTACAAAGGCATTCAGGTAGCCTGCGGCCCTCCCGGTCTACAAGGAGGCAAGAACATCCTCTATCGCAACAACGGCGACGGAACCTTCACCGACGTCTCACAAAAATCCGGAATGTGGGACACCATCGGCACCTACGGCTTATCCGTAGCTGTCTCCGACATCGATGGCGACGGCTGGCCCGACATCTACGTCGCCAACGACTCCACCGCCGCCACCTTCTACCAGAATCAGAAAGACGGAACCTTCAAAGATGTAGCCATCGAGGCCGGCATCGCCTACTCACCTGACGGCAAACCACAGGCCGGCATGGGCGTCTCTATTGGCGATTTCAATCGCGACGGCCGCTTCGACATCGTCAAGACAAACTTCGCCGGCGACACCGACTCCCTCTACGTCAATCTCGGCGACGGGAACTTCGACGACCACACCTACATGTCCGGACTCGGCGTCAACACTCGCTATCTCGGTTGGGGCGTCGGGTTTTTCGACATGGACAACGATGGCTGGCCCGACATCTTCATCTGCAACGGCCACGTCTATCCTGAGGTCGACGGAACCGCCATCGACGCGCCTTACGCCGAACACAAATACCTCTACCGCAATCTGCGCAACGGGCAGTTCGAAGAGGTGACCGCGCAAGGTGGCCCCGGCATCACAACACCCGCCCCCGGCAGAGGCTGCGCCTTCGGCGACTACGACAACGACGGCGTAGTGGACGTCGTCGTCAACTGCATCAACAGCCTTCCCCAGCTGCTCCGCTGCGAATCGACGACTGGCCGCAACTGGATCAAGATCCGCACCGTAGGCACAAAGTCGAACCGCTCCGGCATCGGCGCAAAGATCAGCGTCACAACCACAACACCAGACGGCGCCAAACCCTTTATCCAAATCGACGAAGTTCGAAGCGGCGGCAGCTACTACTCCCAGAACGATCTCCGAATCCACTTCGGCCTCGACCACTCCGCTAAAGCTGATTCAGTCGAAATCAAGTGGCCTTCCGGCACGACGGACAAGCTCACAGATCTGGTGCCAAATCATCTTTATGTCATTCAAGAGGGCGGAAAGATCCTGAAGACAGTTGCCATGGGAGCATCATCGCAATCCAAAGCATTGACCACTCCAGCGACGGCCTCAAAGCCATGA